The window attgccctttgaggtgcttcaacttttatgataccttgtattgtgtggggagaccacagtggacaacagtattcaaggtggggtcgggcaaaagtggagaagagaaggataatggtgtggatatctctcgactggaaagttctgagaatccaggaacacattctgcgggccatgtcaactttggtgttcatatgagtggcccagcttacgttgttgtccacaattactcccaagtctctgatgttgttggacgccgcgagagtttcacctgaaggaagggagtatgggagtttcagggcatcctcttttccaaagtggattagctcaaatttatcctcgttcagcagcatattgtttttttctgcccattggataacagccagtagatctgactgaaggcatgtccggtcactcgcctcatttatgaccttctgtagcttggagtcatctgcaaagatttttatgttgctgtgctgatgatgtcattaatgtcattaatgtaaatgatgaaaagaagtgggcccagcacagtgccttgcggaacgccactactgactttggctgggcttgattttaccccttcaactacaacatgttgagatctgtctgtcaggaaacacttaatccatttcagtaactttccagagacaccaatgttggatagttttttcaataggatcttgtgatcgaccctgtcgaaggccttactgaaatcaaggtagatgacatcggtgttggagccctctccgaaagctctcaaaatgtcctcaaagtgatgcaggagctgcgttaggcagtcccttccattacggaacccatgttagttggagatcagccgtctgttgctttccagaaattgggttattcgagatctcaccaccctctcaaataccttgatgatatgagaggtgagtgagatcggacggtaattcactgcaagggacttgtttccctttttgaaaactgggacaacagactgggacagaaggttttttggaatatagccagcatccagtgagtttctccacagattagcaaggggagatgcaagttggtgtcgacacaccttcaggacacaagcagggaacctatcggagcctactgctgaattgtgttttatttcgtttatcgccgctaagacatcaggggcactaaacgttatgtccgatatagtgtgtgggggttgacatcactgatacagcccagatcggccatatcaggattgctgaaaacagagcagtattgtttctgcagtatctcggccatggatttggcattatcttggagagtgccagtttcgtcaattagagggcctacagtggagacagtgaccctgcgtttcctcgcaaatgaaaagaacactttggggttgagtttgattttttcaatggcccacttctcctcagctgatctttggttattgatgagggtcttcatgcattgttggaggttatattttttggatatatatatatacgtgtgtgtgtgtatgtataataataatatgagggaatattattccaaacttacagggaaaaattcactttagaaatactaaatcaaatttcacaaaatattatatatatataatatatatatatatatataatatatatataaattagaaaaagtatatgtatatatggtttcaGGTGAACTTTCGTTTCTATTTTTTCACATATATCTTCCAATGAACATATATCAATGCTaaagtagaagagaaaaaatgcaAGTAATAAATAATGTTTGATCTTACACGTCCCAAATTTCTCTTCCTTTCTGCGAAGCGCATTCAAATTCACAGCGATTTTCGCAAAATGTCTGTAATTTCACATTCAGATTTTTATTCCCGTggaataaacaacaaacatgtaaatattatTGAGGTTATGACAGATGTAACAATGCTTAGTTTTAGAAATACGTCATCGAGCCGTACGTAGTCGGATATGCAAAATATTCGTTTCCAATGGGGCTTCTCTCTGATCAGTGAATCTGATTGTGCCTCGGAAATTGTTGAAATATCTGCAACTTTGTTAGTATGagatttattcaaattttgaTCTGACGTGTTCGATTTTCTGAAGGAAGATGACTGATCTACGTACAACTTACTTATAACCACAGAACCAAGTGTAGCGATTCCGCTTAACATTGACAATAGCATTAAATATAACATTAGCAGTGAAGGATATTTTGTATTGGTCGGAGTAGTTTTATCGATCTGGACAAGGTACAAGACGTTCGATAAAAATATTGTAGTCGCTAGTGAAACTTTTTCCCCTGATTCAGGAGGCAGAAGGAAAACGAAAATAGTTAAAATAGTCATCATTACTGTTGGAATAAGCATAGCAATAATTCCTACAGTAAGTTTTCGTCGTAAGTACATCGGTGCAAAAGCGTAACTGAACATGTCGTCCATACCATTCACTTTACCAGTGAAATTGATAGCCCACTTATAGTTTAGTGTAAACTTTGAATCTCCGTATATGAGTTCCTTTATTCTGGTGTGGTTAATAGTATGCAAAgcgacacacatgtacatttcgCACGTATGTTCATCAAATGGATAGGTGTAAGCGTTGACTTGACAATAAGTGTGCAGTAATCTGAATGACCAAAAGTTAGCCCAACCCCTATAAGTAATACTTATTTCACCTACACCATCGCTTTCTTCCGATTTGTCCATTGAATTGCACATTTTAATAGGTGGCGTCCATATCTTATCTTTGGGTAGATATATACTCGTAATGTTGTTATAGTCCGACGGGTTCCAAGTCAACTTTTCATCGTTCCACATTAATCCAAAATAATAGCGTGCCCTTACAATGTTATTTACAAAGTCCAAATCATAAAGCGTTTGAAGGTACAGTAAAGCAGTTATATCCACTGCATTGGTCAAATTAATAACTGGTCTTATACTTTTACTATAATTAGCTAACAAATTGTCTCGTAATAGCCTTTCATCGCCATACGTAGGGCTAGAATTTACTATCGGTACACTCGAAATCAGAATAAAAACAAGATATATCACAAATATCATTGTGTAGTTTACTTCTAAAAAGTGAAATTTCATTTGGTCTGTGTTTTATTACTTCCTCATTAATTTTTAGTAATAGAACTTATTTATTAAATTCATGGTGttgttgataaaaagaaaatatcgtCAGGAGAGCTTCCTAACATACACATTATACTTTTATCATACGACAGAGAAAAGGCAAAAATctgcatataaaatacaaattaataaacTTCACAGAATGCCGATTTtactgaaaaatatgaaaattctaaTACCTTCACGAAAGGTTTTGTGCTGTCCACTTTGTCAGTATCTATTTGAGTTCTGCGTATGATGAGGAATTTGCAAGGTGTAGAGGCGCATGCGTTCTGTCAGCGTCACATTTTAAAACTTCCACAAAAATATGTTGGTTGAGGATTTATTATTGTCAGTTAACATGTTGGGTTTCGCATTAGATGTTTCAAAgaatgttataattattgttttgttCCTCTAGCTGTCTTTATCCGTGTGAAGCCGTAGAACGATGTTTTCGTGTGAAAATCAAGAAGAGAATTCTTTCAAACGTGTGAATCTAAATAATGTGGTAACACATCGAGCTAAATCCGATCGGTGATTTGGTGGCTAAATTCATGCAAAATGGCAATGCTTGGAATACAGTCGTCTGCTATAAAAGTCAATGAATTTATACTCGAGGAAAAAGATATAGATGAATATTTAAACAATGGTTGCTGGAGTAGAAACAAAGACGACAGTCCCGAGATGAAATTACACAAATGTCAATAAAAGCATTAATAatgtaaagaaaattttaattgcaTCAGTAATACTGTACCATattcaatgtatatgtgtgtgtgagtgtgtgtgtgtatatatataaatatatatataaatgtatgagtgtgtatgcgtacgtgaaTGCACTCATATGAACATATGCATGCGTTTGTATCGAACGtttgacatgcacatatatacttatgtacgtattcatttatgcgtgtgcttgtgtatctgtatgtgagcCTGTGCATGCGTAGACTGATGTCTGAATCTGTGCAGATGAGTGCATTCATTTATTGAACGTGAGGAAGGGTTATTGATGAAATTACACGAAATTGTTAGGTTTCATAAGTGTACGGAATGAAATATTAACAACTAATTGAAGTAAACAAAGCCAAATGCAGTTCTCCGCTCTTGAGAGCCTCTAGAgacaattttcaaaacatttattttgGAGCCGAGATGTAATCTGCTAATATTGATTCGAAAATGTAACACAAATATATTAGCATTAATAATCTCTTTAGCCGTTACGTGGTGTATTGTtactaatatattaattttatcatcTAATCATTGGGAAAACCAAGAATAAATagcaattattattttaaaatatgaattatcTGTTTATGAATTTATACAATGAACGATGTACATAAATTACCTATATAATTATACGAATACatagataaaatctatataattgCATAAGCTTACGCTCAATAAATAGGCTATTATTTTCACAGATGAGAGAAGGACAACTTATTTGGTTTCGATTTCTCATCGGTAGTTTTCAATTTATTAGTCTGAGGGAGATTATAGAATCTGATTTAAatacagagtgagtgagagagaggagaggaacagacagacagacaatcagacagacggACACACTGACAGACGGAGACAGAATGAGTATCCTATGATGATACATTAAAAACCGCAATAAAGAGCAGAAACTTCTTTTATgcgaatacatatgcacacgtagcTTGAAAATGTGCATAGAttagagaaaataaaagcaaGGCAGCGTCGTTTTACATAGGTTGTTAAATAAATTCGACAGCATTCACGATATCATGAGAGGTTTAACAAGAAAACTTAACTGTGAGgctgtaaaatatacaaagtaaaGGACAATGATAGTGCAATTCTAGGTAGAAGCGATATATTTCTACAATGAGGTTAAATACATCATTACGAgacaaagataataatatatttttttagctTCCGAATTtaaaaacacaagcacaaatataaGTACGTGCATTTTCACACgcaacatatatttatgcaaataaatacatatatatatactttggttttgtgctgagttttatttgagaacataatctttatggagaatggcgatttgacgtctatatctagcatgttgactgtccacttttcgttttcagtccttaattggtatacatatatattttaatcttcggattctttttaatatgctagaccactggttttaattgataaatatcaatttctacccttaattaatttatatatatatatatatatatatatatatatatatcacgtgatcacgtgaccgaccagacaatcagatgttgttacacatcgctggtcataatgcgttcgcattgttttagccttcgaatgacgcaaaccccgctggctaagcgagcaggccaacagaagaaagagtgggagaaagagtggtgaaagagtacagcagggagtggtgaaagagtaccaccccctgccggagcatcgtggagctttttaggtgttttcgctcaataaacactcacaacgcccggcctgggaatcgaaaccgcgatcctacgaccgcgagttcgctgccctaactactgggccattgcgcctccaaacacacacacacacacacacatatatatatatacatgcatgtatatatatatatgtatggagaaaaatatacatacgccCACATACATagagaatatattattgatagaTGCATAAGTAGTACTAATagtaaaatgtaatatttattgccCACTTAAAATGGTTTTGCGTTACAACAGAAAATGCAGGTCCCCTCCTGTTAAGTAACGCAGTATTCTATCTTTTAAGACAACACGAACTTtaagtgggatatatatatatatataaataatatatatatatatatatatattatgtgaaaaagaaagatgaataatcttgtagtagattaatcaaaagtttaaccgataccttagtagcaaaaatcacagcagtaaacagcacggttggaggtacaaccatctggcgttgcaaccgtgcgttggtgcggataattgaaattaaaacattattggtgaattgaagaaatggagctgaacgcagattgaacagaaatcgttttatttcattctacacgtgtttcgaaaggcacaaattaccaaaatccgattgaataatgggaccatattgtgtctttctcttcaggaagaaaaaaggattttccaacggatttccttctACGGCTTCACACGGATAAAGACAGCTAGAGGaacaaaacaataattataacattcTTTGAAACATCTAATGCGAAACCCAACATGTTAACTGACAATAATAAATCCTCAACCAACATATTTTTGTGGAAGTTTTAAAATGTGACGCTGACAGAACGCATGCGCCTCTACACCTTGCAAATTCCTCATCATACGCAGAACTCAAATAGATACTGACAAAGTGGACAGCACAAAACCTTTCGTGAAGGTATTAGAAttttcatattgtgtgtgtgtgtgtgtttaaatgcatGTATAGACTTATACAGACAACCACACAAGTGCGCCCATTCAGAGTCCCAAGCGCATGGACGTGCGCCTATGCAATCATTCACACACAGGTGGAAGCAACAGTGGATATACATTtcagtatatagttatataaatacagatgcgcatgtgtatatatgtgtatatctatatctatatctatatatatatatacatatataagtgtgtgtgcgtttatatatatatatatatatttttttttttttttattctgcagTTTTAGCTCAAAGCtccggccatgctgatgcaccgccgttttgtgctacactgttattgcgaagaacctcgtctaatatgtggcatttggggaagaatggagtttgatgcagctactctcatttgcacctcttgccgtgaggtaggttcatctggggttctcgacaggaagatgtccagctttgatttaaaaaccgctacatctactttgtgcaagttcctcagactctttggaagaatattaaatatatatatctctctatatataaacggcagtttgtctgtgcgttttctgtgtgtctgttttctcgtatcctcaccctgaccacgcctttcaaccgattctgatgaaacttgacacacacatagcccaatgtcataattcaaaactaacggagcgaaaattttgaaaagttcccccagttctgaaaaaaatcgataaattcgacatggggtcgagaatcagaaacccaaaccgcagaccgtctaggggacgcaactccaccttttttaactctcaaaaagaatttaccatcatttttttcccattttttgctattttttggctatagctctctaaaaatgctttatagttacttcccttacaaacctgagcaacgccgggcgatactgctagtatattatatatatgtatacatatatatatatacttaactttgtgtgagtatgttgttgtttgttccctgtcgagccatgcctggttcataagggctggttttccTGTTTTATTGACATATAGGTTACCAACCGGTTTTTTTTTCTACGAGAATTACGGACCCCAGATACGAACTCATCTATATGCAACAAATCAGAGCTGAATTATCAATCTTATTTATGACCGCATAAGTGATGGGTGGTAAGATAATGTCAGTTGGGTAACGTATGTCGATGCTTATTTTCCCATTttataatgcttgttgttcttgttcttgcttcaaccatggctgcctctgcgtagttatttgtgttatttactttgtaaaaAGTAAGCGGAAACGTTTGCTAGCACACCACTTTCTACCCACGTTTTTTCCAattcacatctttaccatatggcgCCCTAAAAAATCCGATAATAGTCATAGATGAAAATCTATTTAAATACTTCCTTTTTCTGAAATCAGGCATAGCTTAGCGATGGGTCGACTTACAATaccgttcttcgtcttgagtttacttggtagagtgtttTTATTAACTGGACAACAAGGTCaaagtgagctctgattggctgtatgcaaatgagttcattactgaaGTCCGCAACTTTTGtgttaaaaaacaaattttgcGGACAGGACGACGGTACGTAGCAGCTGAGCTGCTACTTGTAGGACGAAAGAGTGTGAATAAGTTGTGGCAAAAATGCCCGCAGAacttcaccattaccttctgctggagccgcgtggagcttagttgTTTCGCTCAAGAAAACagacattgcccggtctgagattcgaaccctcgactgcgtgtccgctgctctaactactaggccatgtgcctccacttgtgtgagtatttgtgcaaAAACAATGAGATGCAGAGAGTGAGTTAATGTGCAgcactataaataaatcatttgtgaAGGT of the Octopus sinensis linkage group LG16, ASM634580v1, whole genome shotgun sequence genome contains:
- the LOC115220609 gene encoding acetylcholine receptor subunit beta-type acr-2-like — translated: MKFHFLEVNYTMIFVIYLVFILISSVPIVNSSPTYGDERLLRDNLLANYSKSIRPVINLTNAVDITALLYLQTLYDLDFVNNIVRARYYFGLMWNDEKLTWNPSDYNNITSIYLPKDKIWTPPIKMCNSMDKSEESDGVGEISITYRGWANFWSFRLLHTYCQVNAYTYPFDEHTCEMYMCVALHTINHTRIKELIYGDSKFTLNYKWAINFTGKVNGMDDMFSYAFAPMYLRRKLTVGIIAMLIPTVMMTILTIFVFLLPPESGEKVSLATTIFLSNVLYLVQIDKTTPTNTKYPSLLMLYLMLLSMLSGIATLGSVVISKLYVDQSSSFRKSNTSDQNLNKSHTNKVADISTISEAQSDSLIREKPHWKRIFCISDYVRLDDVFLKLSIVTSVITSIIFTCLLFIPRE